The stretch of DNA AATCCGATATCGGCTGCCAAACCGCCGATGCCGATAAGCCAAGCCGTCCAAAATCCTCTTTCGATGCCGCGTTTCATCGCTTCTACGTTTAACGGTCCCATCGGTGCCGCCAAAGATAAACCGATCATCAAAGGGTTCATGATCGAAGTGAACATACAACTCCCCCTTTCGCCTGAAGTAAAGTTTGCCGCCGCCGTTGTCCAAGACGCTTTTTTTACCATGTTTATCTTTGTTTCCGCGGTTTAGAACGTCGAAAGACAAGACCTTGTGCATAATCATTCGCATTCGGTGGCATGTTAACCTTAAAAAGGAAAAAGAGGTGATGACATGCCTGAACAAAGAAACCGCCAAAACGCGAAAGACGAACAACAGGTGAAGCAGGAAGGCTTGAGCGAAGCGGAACGCGAACTGCAAAACGACCCGCTCCAGGAAGCCGTGGAAAAGGAACAGTACGAAGAAAATCAGTCGCGCTGACTCTCCTCTCGACTCCCGTCGTTTTAACGGCGGGGGTTTTTTCGTATCCTGCAAAAAATGGATGAATTTCACCTCCGCTTGCGCTATCATTAGGACGAGTGAACGAATTCTTCAGTCTATTCATTCAATGATGAAACGGAGGCGGGGATCATTCGAAATGAAAGGTTAGAAGCCATTCAACAAGAGATAGGCAAAGTGTTGTTAGGGAAAGAAACAGCGACAGAATTGATCATGATCGCTCTGCTTTGCAAAGGTCACGTTCTGCTTGAGGACGTTCCCGGTACGGGAAAAACGTTATTGGCCAAAAGCATTGCGAAATCGATCGACGGGGCATTTCGCCGCATTCAATTTACGCCTGATGTTTTGCCCGGCGACGTGACGGGGATTGAGTTTTTCAACCCAAAAGAACAAACATTCGAATTGCGGCCGGGTCCTCTCTTGACGAACGTGCTGCTTGCTGACGAAATCAATCGCGCGACGCCGAAAACCCAATCGAGTTTACTGGAAGCGATGGAGGAAGGACAAGTAACGATCGAAGGAAAGACGATGCAAATTCAATCTCCTTTCATGGTGATCGCAACGCAAAACCCGATCGAGTCGCATGGGACGTTCCCGTTACCTGAAGCGCAGTTGGATCGATTCTTGCTGCAATTGCGAACCGGCTATCCCTCCAGAGAAGAGGAAAAACAATTGCTCGCGCGCTACCGAAAGGCTGAACCGTTCGAAACGTTGACTCCTGTGCTGTCGTTGGATGACATCACCGAGATGCAACACGAAGTGCGCGAAGTGACGATAGCGGAGGAAATCAAAGATTATATGCTTGATATCGTGCAAGCGACACGAGCGTCAGAAATGATTTCCGTCGGTGTCAGCCCGAGAGGGACGCTTGCATTAATGCGCTGCGTACAAGCGAAAGCATGGACGCAAGGGCGCGGCTATGCAATTCCTGAGGACGTAAAATCACTTGCTCCGCACGTGTTGACGCATCGGATCGTATTGAGTTTGGAAGGAGAAATGAGAAAATCGAAGCATGAACTATTCCAGGAGCTGTTGGAAGGCATTGAGGTGCCGGTTGAGGCAGGGGCAGAGCAGTGAAAGAGTGGAGAATTCAGTACGATCTGCGGCACGGAAGCTTGTTTTCTGTCATTTCCGCTGTGTTGACAATCATCGCGATTTTCGCCAATGTCCGGATGCTTTTTTTGTTGGCCCTGCTTCTCATCGTGTATCAGGTGTGGACCCATTTTTATTTGAAAGTCATCGGGCAGTCCGTTCGTTTGAGAAATCCAAAACGATTCATCCGGCTGTTCCCTTGCGATCGAGATCGGTTAAATGTAACGATCATTAATACGGCACCTTTTCCGCTGGCGAACCTCACGTTAATGTTTCGTCTCGACAAAGTCGTTACGTTGAACAATGAATGGCTTGAATCCGGCAAAACGACCATCCTGTACAAGAGAAGTATGTTCATCGATCCAAAAAGTGAGAAAGAAATCGTCTTTGATTTAACAGCTCATCAGCGCGCGGCAGTCAAGCTCGTCGACATACAAGTGGTTGTAAAAGATTGGTTCGGTTTGGGAGAAGTGCGTATGAACCTTGACCGGATTTTTCAAACGCATGTGATCGTTTATCCTGATCTGATCCCGGTAAACGGTTTGGAGAAAATCACCTCATTGCGCCACGGGGAGAGAATGACGAATGTTTCGCTGAATGAAGACTTGTTATCCCCCGTAGGGACGAGAAATTATGTGCGCACTGATCCCTTTAACCGTATTCATTGGAAAGCTTCCGCGAAAAGCGGGCAGTTGCAAACGAAGCAGTTGCAGGCGACGAACGGGATGACATGGTCGCTGTTGTTGTATTTTGATAAAAGAACTATGAATTCCGCCGATCTTGAACGAGAAATCAGTTGTTTTGCTTACTTGTGCAAGTATGCAGACGACAACGACATTCCATTTGAATTGTATACGAACATCAAATCTTTCGGAAGGCACAATCTGCTTCATCTGCCTGCCGGAAAGGGACGCACACAATTGGCGAAAGCTTATGAACTGCTTGCTCGCATTCAAAAGTTCAGTCTCACGCTTCCGCCTGATTGGTTGTTGAAAGAGGCTGACAACCCCCATTTTGATGACCGTGTCTCGTTTTTAAACACTCATTTTCCGTCCTTACACAAGCAAGGCACCTTATCGAAATGGAGACGCTCGGGCCGTCCGATGTTCACCGTTCGTTCCGATGAGAACGGGGCGTACATAACCGCTTTTTGCGAGCGAAAGGAAGCTGTTTTATGACAACCGCAGCTAACCTGTTTCGTTACTGTTTCGAAGGCTTTACGTTGTTTATTGTCCTGATGTTTTTTGAATCTCCGGAAAAGATGACGGCGCATGCGGTTGCTTTCATTTTGGCTTACCTTTTTCCTGCGATAATCCTTGCTATTTTCGCACAACGTTTGCAACAATTATCCTTTCTTGTGCTGCTCATCGTTTCTGCTGCCCTTTTTCTGTTCGCGTGGATGCTCGGCTTTTCGCCGTTTGTCGCCCTTCTTATTTCGCTAGCCGCAGGGTGGCGCTCGTTCAAAAGTTTTCTGCTTACTGATGCTCATCCGGACGATCGATTCAACGACTTGTATGTTTTTATATTGTCATTGATCCTAGCGCTTTTTGTGTCGCTGTCCGCGGATTCGACGGCTGTCTTGTTTCTCGTCGTCTTTTTGCAATTGCTGTTTTTGTTCGCCACAAGAGCGGCTGCTACTTTTGCCGCTGGTACTCGTCCATCAGCCCTTTTTCAATGGATTGGCGGAACGTTTGCGGTGTTGACGGCTGTTTCCGTCGGAATCGTATTCCTTTTTCCCGTCGTTAAATGGTTCGTCATCTCGATTTTGCAAGGATTTGTACGTACGATCGGCTTGGTGATCAGCATTGCGGTCTATTGGTTGGTTTCCCTCTTGCATTTAAGCAATCTTGGGTCGTCGAAGTTGACGAACAGCGATTCCGGATTGAAAAGCGTCACGCCGATCATCCATTCGAATCTTTCTCGCCTGAGCGGCCACGACTCGTTCTCGTGGGAGACCGTCTTTTGGATCACCGTCATCATTCTGTTTCTTCTAACCGCAATTCTTTATGCGAAAAAGAAGATCAATCTTGGCGAGACAAAGCGGCAACAAGCGGCGAAATCGATGGAAACCTCCCGCCCTTTGAAAATCGATACGAATATGCGGAGGCGACGCATACGTTCGCCGAAAAATCGTGTGCGAAAAAAACTATTCCAACTGCACAAACAATTTTCGCGGCTCGGAATCGGCCGGCGTAAAGGACAAACGGTATCCGAGTGGTTTGCCGATCTTGACCTTTCTGATGACGCAAAAGAAAAAGTCGCTTCCGGCTATGTAAAGGTGCGCTACGGCGGCCAATTGCTCTCATTGTCCGAATGGGCGGATTACGAGGCGGCCGTCGATGCCATGATGGCTGAGGCAAAGACGAAATATGAACGAAAGAGGCATTTTGCGCCTCGTCCATTTAAACGATAAAATAGGAGGGGATGGACAACCGAAACAACAGCAGTGTTTAGATGGAAGGGGATTGCAACTTGGATTTGTACTTTCTTGGAACGGGCGGGGGCGTTCCGTCGAACGAGCGCAACGTGACATCCATCGCCTTGCGGATGCCGGAGCGCGGCGCCATTTGGTTGTTTGACTGTGGAGAAGCCACGCAGCAACAAATCTTGAAAACCCCGTTGAAATTGAGCAAAATCGAAAAAATTTTCGTTACGCATACGCACGGAGACCATATTTACGGACTGCCCGGACTGCTGGCAAGCCGATCGTTTCAAGAGGACGAATCGGAGGTGACCGTTTACGGTCCGAAAGGAGTTCGCCGCTTCATCGAAACGGCTTTCTCAGTTTCGGGAACGTATTTACGCTATCCGCTTTCGATTGTAGAGGTACACGAAGGTGTAGTCTTTGAGGACGATTCGCTGACGGTGGAAGCGGCTCAGTTGGAACACGTTATCCCCTCTTTCGGATACCGGATTGTCGAAAAAGACCGTCCTGGCGCGCTCGACGCTGAACGGTTAAAGGCGGAAGGGCTGCCGCCCGGTCCCCTATACAAGCGGTTGAAGAACGGGGAAACGGTGACGACTGAGGACGGTCAAGTGTTTCACGGGCCGGATTATGTCGGACCGTTGAAACGGGGGAAGAAGGCAGCGATTCTCGGCGACACGCGTCCGTGTCGGGCGATCGATAAGCTCGCGGACCAAGTTGACGTGCTCGTGCATGAGGCGACGTTCATGGAAGCGGATGCCGAGCGGGCCCATCGCTACTTTCATTCGACGACCGTCGATGCGGCAAAAAAAGCGCGCGCCGCATCATCGGGCGCGCTGATCATGACGCATGTAAGTTCTCGATACAAAGGCATGGAAGAGGCATTCGTGCAGGAAGCGAGGGAGATTTTTCCCGCTTCCCATTTAGCTGAAGACTTTTGGAGCTTTCCGGTTTAAGCTTGCCAGCCGCGCAAGTATTGTCGCGGCCCATCGATGGGCTCGCCGAGTGCGCGCGCCGCGCGCAGCGGCCAATACGGGTCACGCAGCAGTTCGCGCGCCAATAGAATAAGATCTGCGCGGTCGTTTTGCAAGATTTCCTCGGCATGCAGCGGTTCGGTGATGAGACCGACGGCGCCGGTGGCGATGCCGGCTCCGTGTTTGATTTGTTCAGCAAATTTTACTTGGTAACCGGGGTACACATTCACACGTGCCGGGGCTACGCCTCCTGAACTGCAATCGACGAGGTCGACCCCTTGCGCTTTCATTAGGCTTGCGAAATATACGTGATCTTCCGATGTATTTCCGCCTTCGCGGTAATCGCTCGCAGATACCCGCACGAACAACGGACCGTCCCACACTTCTTTCACCGCTTCAATCACCTCGCGCAAGAACCGATAGCGATTATCCCGCGAACCGCCGTATTCATCCTTCCGTTTGTTCGCAAGCGGCGAAAGAAACTCGCTGATCAAGTAGCCGTGCGCCCCGTGCAACTCGATCACGTCGAATCCCGCCGCCTTCGCGCGCCCTGCGGCGCTCTTGAAGGCTTCGACCGTTTCTTCGATTTGCGCGCGGCTCATCTCATCCGGTACTTTCGTCTTCTCATTATACGGCTCCGCCGTCGGCGCGATGATCGGTCCGTCCACTTCCGCTTTGCGCCCGGCATGAGCCAGCTGAATGCCGATTTTCGAACCATGCTCATGGTTCAACGCGACGAGCGACCGCAACCCGTCCACATGCTCATCGCTCCATATCCCCAAATCTTGCTTCGAAATGCGTCCTTGCGGCGTGACCGCACTCGCCTCCAAAATCACGAGTCCTGCTTGGCCGACGGCCCTTGACGTATAATGCGTCACATGCCAATCATTCACCTTGCCGTCTTCCTCCATGCATGAATACATGCACATCGGGGCCATCACAATTCTATTTTTCAAGGTTACGTCTTTAAACGTTATCGGTTCAAATAACTTCGCCAATCGTGTTCACGTCCTTTACAAGGATTTTGCGTGTCCCGAAAATTATAGCACAGCGGTTTTTTCCGGGTCATCTATCCTGTTTCTGCAACCGAAAACCTCGGCAAAAAAACGGCAGATGTAGTAAACTGAATAAAGTGAAAAGATGGAAAGGATGGTCGTCGTGGCGCAATGGCAAACGAAAAACCAATTGACGGAATTGTTGACGCAGCTAGTCGAATATCAAAGCATAACGGGATCACCGGCGGAAATCGCCATCAGCGAATATTTGCACTTGCGACTGCGTGAGCTCGGTTATTTTCAAGAAAACCCGCAATATTTGCAGCTGCATCCAACGGCAGACGGCAGAAAATTCATTACCGCACTCGTTAAAAAAAAGCGGGCGAGAAAAACGGTCGTCCTCGTTAGTCATTTCGATGTGGTTGACGTTGAAGATTACGGGGAATGGAAAAATCTCGCTTTCCGTCCGAAAGAGTTGACGAACGAATTCCGCCGCAGCCAAGATCTTCCCGAGGAAGTGTCGAACGACATCGCAAACGGCGATTGGCTGTTCGGCCGCGGTACGATGGATATGAAAGCGGGAATCGCGCTCCATATGGCGATGATCGAACAAGCTTGTGATGGCCGTTTCGACGGCAATGTCATGCTATTGTCCGTGCCTGACGAAGAAGTGAATTCAACGGGGATGATCGAGGCGGTCGAAGTGTTGTTGGAACTAGCAGGGAAGTATGACCTAAGCTACACGGCCTGCCTGAATTCCGAGCCGATTTTTACAAGTTATCCGGGTGACGACAATTATTACGTGTACAGTGGTTCAGTCGGCAAAGTGCTGCCGGGATTTTTTTGTTATGGAAAAGAAACACACGCCGGGGAGCCATTCGCCGGGTTGAACGCCAATTTCATGGTATCCGAGCTGACGCGAGCGCTGGAGTTGAATACAACCTTTTGCGAGCAGGTGGAAGGCGAAAATACGCCGCCGCCGACCAATCTCATGCAGAAAGATTTGAAAGACGGCTATTCCGTGCAAAGTCCGCATTCGGCGGTGACGAACTTTAATTTGTTGACGATGGAGCAACCGCTCGAAAACATTACCGATCAATTGTTAAAATTGGCCGGCGAAAGCGCGGAACGAATTCAGAAACATTATTTGGAACGAGTGAAACAGTATAACCGCTGGCAATCATTCGACCCTGTCGACTTTGACATCCGCGTATTGACTTATGAAAAGTTGTGGGCCATGGCCGTCGAACGGTACGGCCGTGACGAAATTGAACGCAGACAGGCGTACATTATCGCCAATTTCAAGGAATTGGGAGACCGCGATCTCTCGACACGGTTGGTATTCGATTTGGCTGCCCTTTGCAAAGACCAGTCACCGATGATCGTTTTATTTTACAATCCGCCATTTTATCCGGC from Bacillales bacterium encodes:
- the sspJ gene encoding small acid-soluble spore protein SspJ, with translation MPEQRNRQNAKDEQQVKQEGLSEAERELQNDPLQEAVEKEQYEENQSR
- a CDS encoding MoxR family ATPase, with protein sequence MIRNERLEAIQQEIGKVLLGKETATELIMIALLCKGHVLLEDVPGTGKTLLAKSIAKSIDGAFRRIQFTPDVLPGDVTGIEFFNPKEQTFELRPGPLLTNVLLADEINRATPKTQSSLLEAMEEGQVTIEGKTMQIQSPFMVIATQNPIESHGTFPLPEAQLDRFLLQLRTGYPSREEEKQLLARYRKAEPFETLTPVLSLDDITEMQHEVREVTIAEEIKDYMLDIVQATRASEMISVGVSPRGTLALMRCVQAKAWTQGRGYAIPEDVKSLAPHVLTHRIVLSLEGEMRKSKHELFQELLEGIEVPVEAGAEQ
- a CDS encoding DUF58 domain-containing protein gives rise to the protein MKEWRIQYDLRHGSLFSVISAVLTIIAIFANVRMLFLLALLLIVYQVWTHFYLKVIGQSVRLRNPKRFIRLFPCDRDRLNVTIINTAPFPLANLTLMFRLDKVVTLNNEWLESGKTTILYKRSMFIDPKSEKEIVFDLTAHQRAAVKLVDIQVVVKDWFGLGEVRMNLDRIFQTHVIVYPDLIPVNGLEKITSLRHGERMTNVSLNEDLLSPVGTRNYVRTDPFNRIHWKASAKSGQLQTKQLQATNGMTWSLLLYFDKRTMNSADLEREISCFAYLCKYADDNDIPFELYTNIKSFGRHNLLHLPAGKGRTQLAKAYELLARIQKFSLTLPPDWLLKEADNPHFDDRVSFLNTHFPSLHKQGTLSKWRRSGRPMFTVRSDENGAYITAFCERKEAVL
- a CDS encoding DUF4129 domain-containing protein, which gives rise to MTTAANLFRYCFEGFTLFIVLMFFESPEKMTAHAVAFILAYLFPAIILAIFAQRLQQLSFLVLLIVSAALFLFAWMLGFSPFVALLISLAAGWRSFKSFLLTDAHPDDRFNDLYVFILSLILALFVSLSADSTAVLFLVVFLQLLFLFATRAAATFAAGTRPSALFQWIGGTFAVLTAVSVGIVFLFPVVKWFVISILQGFVRTIGLVISIAVYWLVSLLHLSNLGSSKLTNSDSGLKSVTPIIHSNLSRLSGHDSFSWETVFWITVIILFLLTAILYAKKKINLGETKRQQAAKSMETSRPLKIDTNMRRRRIRSPKNRVRKKLFQLHKQFSRLGIGRRKGQTVSEWFADLDLSDDAKEKVASGYVKVRYGGQLLSLSEWADYEAAVDAMMAEAKTKYERKRHFAPRPFKR
- the rnz gene encoding ribonuclease Z, which produces MDLYFLGTGGGVPSNERNVTSIALRMPERGAIWLFDCGEATQQQILKTPLKLSKIEKIFVTHTHGDHIYGLPGLLASRSFQEDESEVTVYGPKGVRRFIETAFSVSGTYLRYPLSIVEVHEGVVFEDDSLTVEAAQLEHVIPSFGYRIVEKDRPGALDAERLKAEGLPPGPLYKRLKNGETVTTEDGQVFHGPDYVGPLKRGKKAAILGDTRPCRAIDKLADQVDVLVHEATFMEADAERAHRYFHSTTVDAAKKARAASSGALIMTHVSSRYKGMEEAFVQEAREIFPASHLAEDFWSFPV
- the namA gene encoding NADPH dehydrogenase NamA; the encoded protein is MAKLFEPITFKDVTLKNRIVMAPMCMYSCMEEDGKVNDWHVTHYTSRAVGQAGLVILEASAVTPQGRISKQDLGIWSDEHVDGLRSLVALNHEHGSKIGIQLAHAGRKAEVDGPIIAPTAEPYNEKTKVPDEMSRAQIEETVEAFKSAAGRAKAAGFDVIELHGAHGYLISEFLSPLANKRKDEYGGSRDNRYRFLREVIEAVKEVWDGPLFVRVSASDYREGGNTSEDHVYFASLMKAQGVDLVDCSSGGVAPARVNVYPGYQVKFAEQIKHGAGIATGAVGLITEPLHAEEILQNDRADLILLARELLRDPYWPLRAARALGEPIDGPRQYLRGWQA
- a CDS encoding M20/M25/M40 family metallo-hydrolase is translated as MAQWQTKNQLTELLTQLVEYQSITGSPAEIAISEYLHLRLRELGYFQENPQYLQLHPTADGRKFITALVKKKRARKTVVLVSHFDVVDVEDYGEWKNLAFRPKELTNEFRRSQDLPEEVSNDIANGDWLFGRGTMDMKAGIALHMAMIEQACDGRFDGNVMLLSVPDEEVNSTGMIEAVEVLLELAGKYDLSYTACLNSEPIFTSYPGDDNYYVYSGSVGKVLPGFFCYGKETHAGEPFAGLNANFMVSELTRALELNTTFCEQVEGENTPPPTNLMQKDLKDGYSVQSPHSAVTNFNLLTMEQPLENITDQLLKLAGESAERIQKHYLERVKQYNRWQSFDPVDFDIRVLTYEKLWAMAVERYGRDEIERRQAYIIANFKELGDRDLSTRLVFDLAALCKDQSPMIVLFYNPPFYPAVSSRHEPVILRTINHIMEYAHKKHGVSLKHKRFFPGLSDLSFTGMNQTANALYPLVNNMPLYGNGYDLPFDAMRALNIPVMNLGPLGKDAHQWTERLQLDYSFATLPGMLRETIAELLKDNTPEITK